One window of the Populus trichocarpa isolate Nisqually-1 chromosome 9, P.trichocarpa_v4.1, whole genome shotgun sequence genome contains the following:
- the LOC7478724 gene encoding uncharacterized protein LOC7478724 — protein sequence MSASSLVADTVWKTIESTQSVTEEQLSILHFLFGKNLERATKIVDQRGVKKISGQPSGRSIFQVVGESRRKEEYFCFPEHYCACYSFFYDIVNRGEQLCCKHQLAARLAAALGAFIDVKVSDEQLALLLIKL from the exons ATGAGTGCTAGTAGTTTGGTTGCAGATACAGTTTGGAAAACCATTGAATCAACCCAATCAG TGACTGAGGAGCAGCTTTCAAT CTTGCATTTCTTGTTTGGTAAGAATCTTGAGAGGGCAACAAAGATAGTGGATCAGAGAGGTGTCAAAAAGATCTCTGGTCAGCCCAGCGGTCGTTCCATCTTTCAG GTGGTGGGAGAATCAAGGAGGAAGGAGGAGTATTTCTGTTTTCCTGAACACTATTGTGCctgttattcatttttttatgacattgtCAACAGAGGAGAACAACTTTGT TGTAAGCATCAATTAGCTGCAAGACTTGCAGCAGCATTAGGAGCGTTCATTGATGTTAAAGTGTCTGATGAGCAACTGGCTCTCTTACTCATCAAACTATAA
- the LOC7469617 gene encoding probable protein phosphatase 2C 63 has product MMLRSWYRPLERCFGRVAGGGGGDGLMWHADLKQHASGDYSIAVVQANSNLEDQSQVLTSSSATYVGVYDGHGGPEASRFVNKHLFPYMHKFATEHGGLSADVIRKAFNATEEEFCHLVKRSLPWKPQIASAGSCCLVGAISNDVLYVANLGDSRVVLGRGVDEDKKKKVVAERLSTDHNVAVEEVRKEVQALHPDDSHIVVYTRGVWRIKGIIQVSRSIGDVYLKKPEINRDPIFQQFGNPIPLKRPVMNPEPSILNRKLRPEDLFLIFASDGLWEQLTDEAAVEIVFKNPRAGIAKRLVRAAIQEAAKKREMRYDDIKKIKKGTRRHFHDDITVIVIYLHHQKGSSNGGLKNNVVGCTSAPVDIFSLNADQAEVDLLQTIS; this is encoded by the exons ATGATGTTGAGATCGTGGTACAGACCATTAGAGAGGTGTTTTGGTCGGGTAGCAGGTGGTGGTGGCGGTGATGGATTGATGTGGCATGCTGATTTAAAACAACATGCGTCTGGTGATTATTCAATTGCGGTTGTTCAAGCTAATTCTAATTTAGAAGATCAAAGTCAGGTTCTTACGTCCTCCTCCGCTACTTATGTTGGTGTTTATGATGGTCATGGCGGTCCTGAAGCTTCCCGATTTGTCAATAAACATTTGTTTCCTTACATGCATA AATTTGCTACAGAGCATGGGGGGTTATCAGCTGACGTGATAAGGAAGGCATTTAATGCAACTGAAGAGGAGTTTTGTCATTTAGTGAAGCGATCATTACCATGGAAGCCACAAATTGCTTCTGCTGGATCATGTTGTTTGGTTGGAGCTATTTCAAATGATGTGTTATATGTTGCGAACCTTGGGGACTCCAGGGTAGTTCTTGGCCGAGGAGTTGAtgaggataagaaaaaaaaggtagtgGCAGAAAGGTTATCAACTGATCACAATGTTGCTGTTGAGGAGGTGAGAAAGGAGGTTCAGGCGCTTCATCCTGATGATTCACATATTGTAGTCTATACTCGTGGAGTTTGGAGGATTAAGGGCATTATACAG GTATCTAGATCCATTGGTGATGTGTATCTGAAGAAACCAGAGATTAACAGGGACCCAATTTTTCAGCAGTTTGGGAACCCTATTCCTTTGAAACGGCCAGTAATGAATCCAGAACCTTCCATTCTCAATAGAAAGTTGAGGCCAGAAGACTTGTTCCTGATCTTTGCTTCAGATGGTCTTTGGGAACAATTGACCGATGAAGCAGCTGTAGAGATTGTTTTCAAAAACCCAAGAGCT GGGATTGCTAAGAGATTGGTGAGAGCTGCTATTCAGGAGGctgcaaagaaaagagagatgaGATACGATgacataaagaaaataaaaaagggaacgCGGCGGCATTTTCATGATGATATCACTGTGATTGTAATTTATCTTCATCACCAAAAAGGTTCCTCCAATGGTGGACTAAAGAATAATGTTGTTGGCTGCACCAGTGCTCCAGTCGACATTTTCTCCCTTAATGCAGATCAAGCAGAGGTGGACTTGCTTCAAACAATTTCTTGA